A stretch of DNA from Peromyscus eremicus chromosome 18, PerEre_H2_v1, whole genome shotgun sequence:
atgtaatcaatgtgggaaATTCTTTATACTTCACTCTGTTCTCCAAatccataaaagaacacatactggagagaaaccctatgaatgtaatcaatgtgggaaagcctttgcatatcacaatTATCTACAAatccataaaagaacacatactggcgagaaaccctatgagtgtaatcaatgtgggaaagcctttccAGGtcccagtcatcttcaaatgcatgaaaaaacacatactggtgagaaaccctatggatgtaatcaatgtgggaaagcctttgcatCAAATAGTAGTCTTCAAatccataaaagaacacatactggtgagaaaccctatgaatgcaatcaatgtggtaaagcctttgcacgtcACAGTTATCTCCAAatccataaaagaacacatactggtgaaaaaccctatgagtgtaatcaatgtggtaaagcctttgcatgtactGTTACTCTCCgaaaacataaaagaacacatactggagagaaaccctatgaatgtaatcagtgtggtaaagcctttgcacagcacagtcatcttcaaagacataaaagcacacatactggagagaaaccctatgaatgtaatcagtgtggtataGCCTTTTCACAACCCGcatatcttcaaatacataaaagaactcatactggagagaaaccctatgaatgtaatcaatgtggaaaagcctttgcatgtcacaGGAGTCTCCAGATCCatcaaagaacacatactggtgagaaaccatataaatgtaatcaatgtggtaaagcctttgcatatcacaatTATCTACAAatccataaaagaacacatactggagagaaaccttatgaatgtaatcagtgtggtaaagcctttgcacagcaaGGTCATCTTCAGAGGCATACTAGAACACACAATGGTGGGACCTCTTCCCCTTTCCCTGGTTTTGGGACACCCCTCTCCCATCTGCCAGGACTGTGGACCTGGGAATTTCAAATGTACACCTAAAAGGAAAGCGTACACCCCCTAAAATTCCTTAACTCCATTTTCTGCCCATTACTGTACATTTTTTCTAGCAGATTTCTAATCAGTCAAAGGCTACAGACTGCTCCAACTGCTGCCTGCATGTTCCTAGTCCCAGAGGGTCCTATAAAGCCTGGACAACAAATGAAGCAGTCTGCTCTGTCTGGACTTGGTCAATATTTCAGTCTTTAGTGTTGCCAAGAATagcccaatgtcagcaggaagtatcATG
This window harbors:
- the LOC131894875 gene encoding zinc finger protein 431-like isoform X1, with the translated sequence MVSEWLLSTDGEEWWAKTSEGLLSPGREDWPVMNAVTYDDVHVDFTWEEWALLDPSQKRLYKDVMLETYRNLTAIGFKWKDHHIEEHCESSRRHGRHERSHTGEKPSEYAQSVNSYAYHNHLQRHERIHTREKPYGCNQCGKAFSQHWYLQIHKRAHTGEKPYECNQCGKAFACNSSLQKHKRTHTGEKPYECNQCGKAFVCHNYLQIHKRKHTGEKPYECNQCGKAFTRHSILQIHKRTHTGEKPYECNQCGKAFTHHSSLRIHKRTHTGEKPYECNQCGKFFILHSVLQIHKRTHTGEKPYECNQCGKAFAYHNYLQIHKRTHTGEKPYECNQCGKAFPGPSHLQMHEKTHTGEKPYGCNQCGKAFASNSSLQIHKRTHTGEKPYECNQCGKAFARHSYLQIHKRTHTGEKPYECNQCGKAFACTVTLRKHKRTHTGEKPYECNQCGKAFAQHSHLQRHKSTHTGEKPYECNQCGIAFSQPAYLQIHKRTHTGEKPYECNQCGKAFACHRSLQIHQRTHTGEKPYKCNQCGKAFAYHNYLQIHKRTHTGEKPYECNQCGKAFAQQGHLQRHTRTHNGGTSSPFPGFGTPLSHLPGLWTWEFQMYT